A single Carnobacterium inhibens subsp. inhibens DSM 13024 DNA region contains:
- the map gene encoding type I methionyl aminopeptidase, with protein MITLKSQREIDAMDESGTILANMHIALRDFIKPGITSWDIEEFAHKFILDNDAIPEQIGFEGYEYATCISINDEICHGFPRKEVLKNGDLIKVDTVINLKGALSDSCWSYVVGESNPEKDHLMEVTLKAMYKGIEQAKVGNRIGDIGHAIQSYVESENLSVVREFLGHGVGPTLHESPDVPSYGQPGKGLRLKEGMVITVEPMVNTGSWKSKMDDNGWTARTKDGGLSCQFEHTLVITKNGPRILTSQNNQ; from the coding sequence TTGATTACATTAAAATCACAACGCGAAATTGATGCCATGGATGAATCTGGAACAATATTAGCAAACATGCATATCGCTTTACGCGACTTTATCAAACCTGGCATAACGAGCTGGGATATTGAAGAATTCGCTCATAAATTCATCTTGGATAATGACGCAATACCTGAACAAATTGGATTCGAAGGCTACGAATATGCAACATGCATTAGTATAAATGATGAGATCTGTCATGGTTTTCCAAGAAAAGAAGTCCTCAAAAATGGAGATTTGATCAAAGTTGATACTGTCATTAATTTGAAGGGTGCTTTATCAGATTCTTGTTGGAGTTATGTGGTTGGAGAATCAAACCCTGAGAAAGATCATTTAATGGAAGTTACTCTAAAAGCTATGTATAAAGGTATTGAACAGGCAAAAGTTGGAAACCGTATAGGAGATATCGGTCATGCTATCCAAAGTTACGTTGAAAGTGAAAATTTATCAGTAGTTCGAGAATTTTTAGGTCATGGAGTCGGGCCGACATTACATGAATCTCCTGACGTTCCTTCCTATGGACAACCAGGTAAAGGACTACGCTTGAAAGAAGGTATGGTTATCACTGTTGAACCCATGGTAAACACTGGATCATGGAAATCAAAAATGGACGATAACGGATGGACCGCTCGAACAAAAGACGGAGGTCTAAGTTGCCAGTTCGAACATACATTAGTAATTACAAAAAATGGGCCACGTATTCTAACTTCTCAAAATAATCAATAA
- a CDS encoding NupC/NupG family nucleoside CNT transporter has protein sequence MSRVITVLGIIVMLGILFLLSDNKKAINKRTVGVALAAQLVLALFLIKVPVGSWIIEQLAAGVTKLFSFANEGLSFVFGDLFGRGYFFIDVLGVIIFLSALTGILGYLGVVGWVVKIIGGAVGKLLGTEKAESFVAVANMLLGQTEAPFLVAKYLPDMTKSELMTVLVAGMGSMSASILVGYNLLGIPMKWLLITTALVPFGSLLVAKILTPETEVSKVTDVTLDRKGSSTSLFSAMAEGINNGLQMVLGIGASLIAGISIVALLNSILGLVGTSFTGVLGYIFMPIGWLMGLSGTEAMLAGQLLGTKLSINEFVAYADFAPMMSELSERAIAMISVAVGSFGAFSSIAICVTGLSVFAPTRKNDLSKLALRGMFGGFIVPILSAMFIGLFL, from the coding sequence ATGAGTAGAGTAATAACAGTTTTAGGCATTATAGTCATGTTAGGGATTTTATTTCTCTTATCAGACAATAAAAAAGCAATTAATAAGCGTACGGTTGGAGTTGCGCTAGCAGCTCAATTAGTGTTGGCTTTGTTCTTAATTAAAGTTCCTGTAGGCAGCTGGATCATTGAACAGTTAGCTGCAGGTGTAACGAAACTATTCAGTTTTGCGAATGAAGGACTATCTTTTGTGTTTGGCGATTTATTTGGAAGAGGATACTTCTTCATTGATGTATTAGGTGTTATTATCTTCCTATCTGCTTTGACAGGGATCCTTGGCTACTTAGGTGTAGTTGGTTGGGTCGTTAAAATCATAGGTGGAGCAGTTGGAAAGTTGTTAGGAACTGAAAAAGCAGAATCTTTTGTTGCTGTAGCAAATATGTTGTTGGGGCAGACAGAAGCGCCTTTCTTAGTTGCAAAATATTTGCCTGATATGACAAAATCAGAGTTGATGACAGTTTTAGTTGCAGGAATGGGATCTATGTCGGCTTCTATCTTAGTGGGATATAATTTATTAGGTATTCCGATGAAATGGTTATTGATTACAACGGCTTTAGTACCGTTTGGATCATTACTGGTAGCTAAAATCTTAACGCCTGAGACAGAAGTTAGTAAAGTAACTGATGTAACTTTAGATCGTAAAGGCTCGAGTACCTCTCTTTTTTCTGCCATGGCCGAAGGAATCAACAATGGGCTTCAAATGGTTTTAGGTATCGGTGCGAGTTTGATTGCTGGTATTTCTATTGTGGCATTATTGAATAGTATTTTAGGGTTAGTAGGGACCAGTTTTACAGGGGTTCTAGGCTATATCTTTATGCCAATCGGTTGGTTGATGGGCTTAAGTGGTACGGAGGCAATGTTAGCTGGCCAACTGCTAGGGACCAAATTATCAATCAACGAGTTTGTCGCTTATGCTGACTTTGCTCCAATGATGTCTGAATTGTCCGAAAGAGCAATAGCGATGATATCTGTGGCTGTTGGTAGTTTTGGAGCATTCTCTAGTATTGCGATTTGTGTAACAGGTTTATCAGTTTTTGCACCAACTAGAAAAAATGATTTATCTAAACTAGCTTTAAGAGGGATGTTTGGCGGTTTTATCGTTCCTATTTTATCAGCTATGTTTATCGGATTGTTTTTATAA
- a CDS encoding deoxynucleoside kinase, which translates to MAILVIGGMIGAGKTSVAELLGKSLNSEVFYENVDDNEILPLFYTASEEEQHLKRYPFLLQLDFLSSRFKSIKEALHNKNNVLDRSIYEDWYFAKVNTELGRISASEFSIYEKLLNNMMEELQELPKKSPDLMVYLQGSFETILYRIGLRGRDFEQDQGLMDYYKALWQGYDNWVTHHYKESDVLVINIDKIDVINNSEDADFVVKLVKEKLVEMESRINE; encoded by the coding sequence ATGGCGATTTTAGTAATTGGTGGAATGATTGGAGCAGGAAAAACAAGTGTAGCTGAACTGTTAGGAAAATCTTTAAACAGTGAGGTATTCTATGAGAATGTAGATGACAATGAAATATTGCCTTTATTTTACACAGCAAGTGAAGAGGAACAGCATTTAAAACGATACCCGTTTTTATTGCAATTAGATTTTTTAAGTAGTCGTTTTAAAAGTATTAAAGAAGCTTTACACAACAAGAATAATGTGTTGGATCGCTCAATTTATGAAGATTGGTATTTTGCCAAAGTAAATACAGAGTTAGGACGTATCTCAGCTTCAGAGTTTAGTATTTATGAAAAATTATTGAACAACATGATGGAAGAATTACAAGAACTGCCTAAAAAATCTCCAGATTTAATGGTTTATTTACAAGGCTCCTTTGAAACGATTCTTTACAGAATCGGTTTGCGAGGCAGAGACTTTGAACAAGATCAAGGATTAATGGACTATTACAAAGCTCTTTGGCAAGGTTATGATAATTGGGTCACTCATCACTATAAAGAATCTGATGTTTTAGTGATCAATATTGATAAAATCGATGTGATCAATAATAGTGAAGACGCGGATTTTGTGGTGAAATTAGTAAAAGAAAAGTTAGTTGAAATGGAGAGTAGAATCAATGAGTAG
- a CDS encoding carbohydrate-binding domain-containing protein, translated as MKKKTKITPFLSLAVLVMLAGCQSTASGTSQSADSATATESGTVESTVDYDLEFSSDDLEVGYDEADSTTIQLADNQNTSSGEGATVDGNVVTITTGGTYLISGTLSDGQIKVTAPNTEEVHLIFDGVDITSSTSAPLLIEEADKVFVTLAEGSENTLTDKAGSTATLDTDADATSIDGTIFSKADLAFNGSGSLTIHANTNHGIVSKDELIVVSGTYNITAAGQGLSGKDAVKIKDGTFTLETGTDSIQSDNADEEGKGFVYIAGGNFTIDAEQDGIQAETLLQIDGGTFDITAGGGSANAVAKTQEGMDFFAQAADEEENADSDEISSTSTKGLKAAGELIINDGTIAIDAADDTVHTDGNLTLAGGSLTLIAGDDGLHADNDLQLSGSSVAITESYEGIEGKAITISNGEINVVASDDGVNVSGGTSTTTEQAAGPGESGSYSENTLVISGGTLTVNSSGDGLDSNGTIEISGGVTTVSGPENDGNGTIDSNGEAVITGGTLMAAGSSGMAVTFADSSSQVSVFYGFETTYEAGSKIELSDADGTVLLSWTADKSFTSVQFSSADLAVDETYTLSINDEIFEVPIESVSTTVGTTTGQMGGGMQQPGDKNMQPNGDMQKPSEGDTGSIPTMP; from the coding sequence ATGAAAAAAAAGACGAAGATCACACCATTTTTATCACTAGCTGTTTTGGTGATGTTAGCCGGATGCCAATCAACCGCTTCTGGCACTAGTCAAAGTGCAGATTCTGCTACAGCAACTGAGTCTGGCACTGTAGAAAGTACAGTAGATTATGATTTAGAATTTAGTTCCGATGATCTTGAAGTCGGATATGACGAGGCTGATTCTACTACTATCCAATTGGCTGACAATCAGAACACAAGCAGCGGAGAAGGAGCAACGGTTGATGGTAATGTTGTTACAATTACAACTGGTGGAACATATTTGATCAGCGGAACTCTTTCAGATGGTCAAATCAAAGTAACGGCCCCGAATACTGAAGAAGTTCATTTGATCTTTGACGGAGTAGATATTACCTCCTCAACAAGTGCTCCTTTATTGATCGAAGAAGCTGATAAAGTCTTTGTGACATTGGCAGAAGGATCAGAAAATACATTGACTGATAAAGCTGGAAGTACAGCAACACTTGATACGGATGCCGATGCGACTAGTATTGATGGAACAATTTTTAGTAAAGCTGATTTGGCATTTAACGGCTCTGGTAGTTTAACGATACATGCGAATACGAATCACGGAATCGTATCAAAAGATGAATTAATCGTCGTAAGTGGTACGTATAATATTACTGCAGCAGGCCAAGGACTTTCAGGAAAAGATGCAGTGAAAATCAAAGATGGAACGTTTACTCTTGAAACCGGAACAGATAGTATTCAGTCCGATAATGCAGATGAAGAAGGCAAAGGTTTTGTCTATATAGCCGGAGGTAACTTTACTATTGATGCAGAGCAAGACGGTATTCAAGCTGAAACGCTACTTCAAATTGATGGCGGAACATTTGACATTACAGCAGGTGGCGGGAGTGCCAATGCAGTAGCAAAAACACAAGAAGGGATGGATTTCTTTGCTCAAGCAGCAGATGAAGAAGAAAATGCGGATAGCGATGAGATCAGTTCAACCAGTACCAAAGGATTGAAAGCAGCCGGCGAGTTGATTATTAATGATGGCACGATTGCAATTGATGCGGCTGATGATACAGTGCATACTGATGGAAATCTGACACTTGCAGGAGGATCGCTCACATTAATTGCCGGAGACGATGGCTTACATGCTGATAATGATTTGCAATTAAGTGGTTCGAGTGTTGCTATTACAGAAAGTTATGAAGGAATCGAAGGTAAGGCGATTACAATCAGTAATGGAGAAATAAACGTTGTAGCTAGTGATGACGGAGTAAATGTATCTGGTGGGACTTCAACAACAACTGAACAAGCAGCCGGACCGGGTGAATCTGGCAGCTACAGTGAAAATACATTGGTCATTTCTGGTGGTACATTGACAGTGAACAGCAGTGGTGATGGATTAGATTCAAACGGAACGATTGAAATTTCTGGAGGGGTGACGACTGTTAGCGGACCAGAAAATGATGGTAACGGAACAATTGATTCAAATGGAGAGGCTGTGATAACTGGCGGAACGTTAATGGCTGCTGGAAGCTCTGGAATGGCAGTAACTTTTGCAGACAGTTCTAGTCAAGTAAGTGTTTTTTATGGATTTGAAACAACTTATGAAGCGGGTAGCAAAATTGAATTAAGCGATGCAGACGGTACAGTTCTCTTATCATGGACAGCAGATAAAAGTTTCACTTCTGTACAGTTCAGCTCTGCTGATTTAGCAGTAGATGAAACATACACTTTATCCATTAATGATGAAATTTTTGAAGTTCCAATTGAATCAGTATCAACAACAGTGGGCACTACAACAGGACAAATGGGGGGCGGAATGCAACAGCCTGGTGACAAGAACATGCAACCAAATGGTGACATGCAAAAACCAAGTGAAGGAGATACAGGCAGTATACCAACCATGCCTTAA
- a CDS encoding DUF4956 domain-containing protein, whose product MFNSLYMESTSAFSITSFLLCTVSSLVLGGFIAWTYMYRNQFSKGFVMTLFLLPAMVQMVIMLVNGNVGAGVAVMGAFSLVRFRSVPGSAKEISSIFLAMAVGLATGMGYIGFAVVFALIICGAMVGLNLSSFGEMGERVRLLKITIPENLDYSAVFDDIFEQYLSSYQMIRVKTTNMGSLFRIEYTIELKDQNQEKQLIDALRCRNGNLEIICGRSLAGKEEL is encoded by the coding sequence TTGTTTAATAGTTTATATATGGAAAGTACATCTGCGTTTTCAATCACGAGTTTTCTACTTTGTACGGTGTCAAGTTTGGTTTTAGGAGGATTTATAGCATGGACCTATATGTATAGAAATCAATTTTCTAAAGGTTTCGTCATGACTCTATTTCTATTACCAGCTATGGTACAAATGGTGATCATGCTGGTCAATGGAAATGTTGGAGCCGGTGTTGCAGTAATGGGGGCATTTAGTTTAGTTCGTTTCCGTTCTGTACCAGGTTCAGCTAAGGAAATCAGCAGCATCTTTCTGGCAATGGCCGTTGGGCTGGCAACCGGAATGGGGTATATTGGATTTGCTGTAGTATTTGCCTTGATTATTTGCGGCGCAATGGTTGGATTAAATCTTTCCAGCTTTGGCGAAATGGGTGAACGGGTTCGGTTGTTAAAAATAACAATTCCAGAAAATCTAGATTATAGCGCTGTTTTTGATGATATCTTCGAACAATACTTGTCCAGTTATCAGATGATAAGAGTAAAGACTACCAATATGGGCAGTCTGTTTCGGATTGAATATACGATCGAATTGAAAGATCAAAATCAGGAAAAACAATTAATCGACGCATTGCGTTGCAGAAATGGAAATTTAGAAATTATCTGTGGACGCTCGTTAGCTGGAAAGGAAGAACTCTAA
- a CDS encoding polyphosphate polymerase domain-containing protein: MTNYQSVFERKETKYLITYDQWNKLLIELRPYMELDQYGKHLITNIYYDTPSWYLIRHSMSKPLYKEKVRLRSYGIPTKKDSVYVEIKKKFDGIVYKRRTKMQLKNAERFLAHQNELESINNDQKVHEFESILSFYPDLKPTMYLSYKRLAYIGKLDNDVRITFDQEILYRTHDLSLSSGSYGEPILPENHLLMEIKICGAMPVWLARILSEQQIYPAKFSKYANGYKDYLKKQEEPIMEAREREVYSA; the protein is encoded by the coding sequence ATGACTAACTATCAAAGTGTTTTTGAACGAAAGGAAACAAAGTATTTAATTACGTATGATCAATGGAATAAATTGCTTATAGAGCTTAGACCGTATATGGAGCTGGATCAATACGGCAAGCATTTGATTACAAATATTTACTATGATACCCCAAGTTGGTATTTGATACGGCATTCAATGAGTAAACCGCTCTACAAAGAAAAAGTTCGATTGCGTAGTTATGGTATTCCAACTAAAAAAGATTCAGTCTATGTGGAGATCAAGAAAAAATTTGATGGAATCGTCTATAAAAGAAGAACAAAGATGCAATTGAAAAATGCTGAAAGATTTTTAGCTCATCAAAATGAGCTGGAATCGATCAACAATGATCAAAAGGTACATGAATTTGAGTCAATTCTTTCTTTTTATCCAGACTTAAAACCAACCATGTATTTGTCTTATAAAAGACTAGCTTATATTGGGAAATTGGATAACGATGTCCGGATTACATTTGATCAAGAAATTTTATACCGCACGCATGATCTTTCTTTGTCATCTGGATCTTATGGAGAGCCGATTTTACCGGAAAATCACTTATTGATGGAAATAAAAATTTGCGGGGCAATGCCTGTATGGCTTGCTCGTATCTTATCCGAGCAACAAATTTACCCAGCAAAATTTTCGAAATATGCAAATGGGTATAAAGATTATTTGAAAAAACAAGAAGAACCAATAATGGAAGCAAGAGAAAGAGAGGTTTATAGTGCATGA
- a CDS encoding glycoside hydrolase family 1 protein, which yields MTKFFWGNSVSSMQTEGGWDECGKSPSVYDVREATEHASDWKFANDNYHQFEQDLDHIKDLGMNMYRFQISWSRVIENGNGEVNEEGIAYYDRFIDGLLERGIEPMICLYHFDMPLYLAEEYNGLVSKEVLKAFVRYGKEMVDRYADKVKYWIVFNEQNLYHVPEAFRISGYLQGEKTANELYQILHNVMVAHAEIANYLHETTDAQIGGMLAYSEVYPATCKPEDILAARKWDEFVNYTLLDAYTKGTYSKEMMQFVKKNEIDMNILPGELETIQNQKNDFISFSYYASSTISAEKIPAGTIPNEYMDYGRLDNPHLDTTEWNWQIDPLGFRDVLNKLYQRYQLPVFPIENGIGVKEEWDGTNLIEDDYRIDYHKKHLLAMYDAMYIDGVEVMGYLGWGLIDILSSQGDMRKRYGLVYVNRDNHDLKDMKRVPKKSYEWFKEVIKTDGKCLSEGVDRT from the coding sequence ATGACTAAATTTTTCTGGGGTAACTCAGTATCAAGCATGCAAACTGAGGGAGGATGGGACGAATGTGGTAAGAGCCCATCTGTTTATGATGTAAGAGAAGCAACAGAACATGCAAGTGATTGGAAATTTGCGAATGATAATTACCATCAGTTTGAACAAGATCTAGATCACATCAAGGACTTAGGCATGAATATGTATCGGTTCCAGATTTCTTGGTCACGAGTGATTGAAAACGGTAACGGTGAAGTGAATGAAGAAGGCATTGCTTATTATGATCGATTCATTGACGGTCTGCTTGAAAGAGGTATCGAACCGATGATCTGTCTGTATCATTTTGATATGCCTTTGTATTTAGCAGAAGAATATAATGGGTTAGTTTCAAAAGAAGTACTGAAAGCCTTCGTCAGATACGGAAAAGAAATGGTCGATCGTTATGCGGATAAAGTGAAGTACTGGATCGTATTCAATGAGCAGAATCTCTATCATGTACCAGAAGCATTTAGAATCAGTGGATATTTACAGGGAGAAAAGACGGCAAACGAATTATATCAAATTTTACACAATGTTATGGTGGCACATGCTGAAATTGCCAATTATCTTCACGAAACAACGGATGCTCAGATTGGTGGAATGCTGGCTTACAGTGAAGTTTATCCAGCTACTTGTAAACCTGAAGATATTCTAGCAGCTAGAAAATGGGATGAATTTGTAAACTATACGTTACTTGACGCTTATACAAAAGGAACGTATTCAAAAGAAATGATGCAATTTGTGAAGAAAAATGAAATTGATATGAACATATTGCCTGGAGAATTAGAAACAATTCAAAATCAGAAGAATGATTTTATAAGTTTTAGTTATTATGCTTCGTCAACCATCAGTGCTGAAAAGATTCCAGCGGGAACCATTCCAAATGAGTATATGGATTACGGTAGATTAGACAATCCACATTTAGATACTACGGAATGGAACTGGCAGATTGATCCACTTGGATTCCGAGATGTGTTAAACAAATTGTACCAGCGCTATCAGTTACCCGTCTTTCCAATTGAAAATGGTATTGGAGTGAAAGAAGAGTGGGATGGAACGAATCTAATAGAAGATGACTATCGCATCGACTATCATAAGAAACATTTATTAGCCATGTATGATGCTATGTACATCGACGGAGTAGAAGTAATGGGCTATCTTGGATGGGGCTTGATCGATATTTTGAGTTCACAAGGAGACATGCGTAAACGTTATGGATTAGTGTATGTGAACCGGGATAACCATGATCTGAAAGACATGAAAAGAGTTCCGAAGAAAAGTTATGAATGGTTCAAAGAAGTCATTAAAACAGATGGGAAGTGTCTGTCTGAAGGAGTTGACAGAACCTGA
- a CDS encoding sensor histidine kinase, with protein MIEKLRKKFILVTMAVVFLVMFVVLVALNVTNYFHAAERADEILNILAENGGEFPDEELSGKGSEPGSIPPNQAVSAETPFETRYFTVITNSNRQIIQIDTTRIRSVDSEAGQIYAEEALTSNKTKGYLDDFRYKVVEKEDGTFLLLFVDSQRELQTMRTFLQNSLSIGLISLAFIFLLVFYFSKKIVKPVQESIDRQKQFITDMGHEIKTPLAIISANNDVQQMLNGDTEWTKSTGKQIRRLNGLMESMLQLTQMEEETYQPKIESVDFSQVLRETCEPYILIGEQKNVTVSLNIQPNIIIQAEMEAINKLCSLLMDNANKYVREPGTIQVRLDSHQHKIRLIVSNTVSEMPQNFDRLFDRFYREDQARRHTAGGYGIGLSLAAAIVESYHGQIKASPLNEETIAFEVVMPLK; from the coding sequence ATGATTGAGAAGCTGAGAAAAAAATTTATTCTTGTTACGATGGCCGTAGTTTTTCTAGTGATGTTCGTTGTCTTAGTAGCACTGAATGTCACAAATTACTTTCATGCAGCAGAACGAGCAGATGAGATCTTGAACATCTTGGCTGAAAACGGTGGGGAATTCCCGGATGAGGAACTTTCAGGAAAAGGATCTGAGCCTGGGAGTATTCCGCCAAATCAGGCGGTTTCAGCAGAGACTCCTTTTGAGACCCGCTATTTTACTGTAATCACTAATTCAAATCGACAAATCATTCAAATTGATACAACAAGAATTCGGTCGGTTGATTCTGAAGCTGGCCAGATATACGCGGAAGAAGCTTTAACTTCTAACAAAACAAAAGGATATCTAGATGATTTTCGTTATAAAGTTGTAGAGAAAGAGGATGGAACCTTTTTGTTGCTCTTCGTTGATAGTCAACGAGAATTACAGACCATGCGAACATTCTTGCAAAACTCATTATCGATTGGATTAATTAGTTTAGCTTTTATTTTTTTGCTGGTTTTTTATTTTTCAAAAAAAATTGTTAAACCTGTCCAAGAAAGTATTGACCGGCAAAAGCAATTTATTACCGATATGGGTCATGAAATTAAAACGCCTCTGGCTATTATTTCAGCTAATAATGACGTTCAGCAAATGCTTAACGGAGATACTGAATGGACCAAAAGTACAGGAAAACAAATTCGCCGTTTAAATGGTTTAATGGAAAGCATGCTTCAGTTAACACAGATGGAAGAAGAAACCTATCAACCTAAAATTGAATCCGTTGATTTCTCGCAAGTTTTACGTGAGACATGCGAACCATACATTCTGATTGGTGAACAAAAAAATGTTACTGTTTCATTAAATATCCAGCCCAATATCATTATCCAAGCAGAAATGGAGGCAATCAACAAGTTGTGTTCACTTTTAATGGATAATGCGAATAAATATGTTCGAGAACCGGGAACCATTCAAGTCCGTTTAGATAGTCATCAACATAAAATCAGATTGATTGTTTCCAATACTGTTAGTGAAATGCCACAAAATTTTGATCGGCTATTTGATCGTTTTTACCGGGAAGACCAAGCAAGAAGGCACACTGCTGGTGGATATGGCATTGGATTGTCATTGGCCGCTGCTATAGTTGAAAGCTACCATGGACAAATCAAAGCTAGCCCGTTGAATGAAGAAACCATTGCTTTTGAAGTTGTAATGCCATTAAAATAA
- a CDS encoding response regulator transcription factor: MRLLIAEDEAELARAIQVILESEGYTVDSVHDGKDAYEYAVLAEYDGVILDIMMPKLSGMEVLEKLRSEGNQTPILLLTAKSAVENRIDGLDLGADDYLTKPFAMGELLARIRAMTRRKTVLQANNLTFEDLELNKDIMRISNGQDEIKLSNKECQILQLLMENPKQIFSADQMIERIWGWDADIEMNSIWVHLSNLRKKLAELDVHVKIVATRGVGYSLEVIE; the protein is encoded by the coding sequence ATGAGGTTGTTGATAGCAGAGGATGAAGCAGAATTAGCTCGTGCCATTCAAGTGATTTTGGAAAGTGAAGGCTACACTGTCGATAGCGTTCATGATGGAAAAGATGCATATGAGTATGCTGTTTTAGCTGAATATGATGGGGTTATTCTTGATATCATGATGCCGAAACTTTCTGGAATGGAAGTTTTAGAAAAATTACGAAGTGAAGGTAATCAGACCCCGATCTTGCTCTTGACCGCAAAGTCCGCTGTCGAGAATCGAATCGATGGGCTGGATCTAGGAGCAGATGATTATTTAACCAAACCATTTGCGATGGGAGAATTGCTAGCGCGTATACGGGCTATGACACGCCGGAAAACGGTCTTACAAGCGAATAATTTAACATTTGAAGATTTAGAATTGAACAAAGATATTATGCGTATCAGCAATGGTCAAGACGAGATAAAGTTATCAAATAAAGAATGTCAAATCTTGCAATTATTAATGGAAAATCCAAAACAAATTTTTTCAGCCGACCAAATGATCGAACGTATCTGGGGTTGGGATGCGGATATCGAAATGAACAGTATATGGGTGCATTTAAGTAATTTGCGAAAAAAATTAGCAGAACTGGATGTTCATGTCAAAATAGTTGCTACTCGTGGTGTGGGTTATTCGCTGGAGGTTATTGAATGA
- a CDS encoding PadR family transcriptional regulator, which translates to MDTKLKKSYFPMTETAFYILLSLATPRHGYAIIDHVEQLTKKRISLGPGTIYGTLSKMKKDGLIEPVKEENNRKIYQITRLGKEILEIEKARIKELYMNSKGGI; encoded by the coding sequence ATGGATACTAAATTAAAGAAGTCTTATTTTCCAATGACTGAAACAGCATTCTATATTCTTTTATCTTTAGCTACACCTAGACACGGATATGCGATTATTGATCATGTTGAACAACTGACTAAAAAGCGAATTTCACTAGGTCCAGGAACCATTTACGGAACGTTATCAAAGATGAAAAAAGATGGTTTGATCGAACCAGTAAAAGAAGAGAACAATCGAAAGATCTATCAAATCACACGATTAGGAAAAGAAATTTTAGAGATTGAGAAAGCTCGAATCAAAGAACTTTATATGAATTCTAAGGGAGGGATATAA
- a CDS encoding DUF2812 domain-containing protein, whose protein sequence is MEKKVFKFITVDQLEKEQEFLHDMDLKGWHFKCYKNLRYHFEQTPPANYVYRIDYKETLEDLDEYLAIFEDAGWEVVYSYPIFQGSWIYFRKLSTTESRDLEIFSDKDSMVDLLKKVRTHWTRFGTAMSLLLLFFTILNLFVSRSLISGVITALFFFVIVILYVKLFINLTKKIKQLEQN, encoded by the coding sequence ATGGAGAAAAAAGTCTTTAAGTTTATTACAGTAGATCAATTAGAAAAAGAGCAAGAGTTTTTGCATGATATGGATTTAAAAGGTTGGCATTTTAAGTGTTACAAGAACTTAAGGTATCATTTTGAACAAACTCCTCCAGCGAATTATGTTTATCGGATCGACTACAAAGAAACACTAGAAGATCTAGATGAGTATCTAGCTATTTTTGAAGATGCAGGTTGGGAAGTGGTTTACTCTTATCCTATATTTCAAGGCAGTTGGATTTATTTTAGAAAACTTAGCACGACTGAATCTCGAGATCTTGAAATTTTTTCGGACAAGGATTCGATGGTTGATTTATTGAAAAAAGTAAGAACGCACTGGACTCGATTTGGAACAGCTATGTCACTTTTGTTGCTTTTTTTTACAATCTTAAATTTATTTGTCTCCAGGTCCCTTATTAGTGGTGTTATAACAGCTCTTTTTTTCTTTGTTATTGTAATTCTCTACGTAAAGCTTTTCATTAATCTAACTAAAAAAATCAAACAACTAGAGCAGAATTAA